A region from the Aphis gossypii isolate Hap1 chromosome 1, ASM2018417v2, whole genome shotgun sequence genome encodes:
- the LOC126549439 gene encoding uncharacterized protein LOC126549439: MGRHQNYCHSVKLSTPVTTYILIEFLLWFNFFLFNVKMDQLKKRTRQPSKKLSTKKKLSNRVMNFLGIQNKTNPNPEVVESVVKPFFLGDDNQLPCTSRETISQNPELVKSVEAPFFLGADNQLPCTSRETIRKINDPEGNANNYWNTEENLHNLTVDESILSNQEIKQCDVDESSGRRIVDIHYVFSQIKNSVHRGSFGCTFLNMTFISEKKHGFRSSFKFKCDVCNIVMFIDSEKLKPEAYLPVNYSAVNGSIAAGIGFTQLSELCAIIDIPCMSSTTFLKIQEFICKRIHEVAEEQMKIAGEEERRLAIKAGTLDVDGTPMCTVVADGQWSKRSYKTKYDALSGVATIIGYRSKKILFVGIRNRYCIICQRAKNKKLSPPDHTCFLNWKKGATSMEADAIADGFKQSLEMHGLKYNKLIG, translated from the exons ATGGGAAgacatcaaaattattgtcattCTGTAAAACTGTCCACACCAGTAACAACTTACAttctaattgaatttttattgtggtttaatttttttttatttaacgttaAAATGGATCAACTTAAAAAACGTACTCGTCAACCATCGAAAAAGTTATCAACTAAAAAGAAATTGAGTAATCGAGTGATGAATTTTCTAGGAATTCAAAACAAAACcaa tccCAATCCAGAGGTCGTAGAATCTGTTGTGAAACCTTTTTTCTTGGGTGATGACAATCAACTACCATGCACATCAAGGGAAACAATTAG tcaaaATCCAGAGCTCGTAAAATCTGTTGAGGCACCTTTTTTCTTAGGTGCTGACAATCAACTACCATGCACATCAAGGGAAAcaattag aaaaataaatgatccGGAGGGtaatgcaaataattattggaaTACTGAAGAAAATTTACATAACTTAACAGTGGACGAATCTATACTTAGTAATCAAGAAATTaa GCAATGTGATGTTGATGAAAGTTCGGGAAGACGAATAGTGGATATACATTACGTTTttagtcaaattaaaaacagtgtTCATAGAGGGTCATTtggttgtacatttttaaatatgacgtTTATTTCTGAGAAAAAACACGGGTTTAGATCatcatttaagtttaaatgtgatgtttgtaatattgttatgtttatcGACTCAGAAAAGTTGAAACCTGAAGCTTATTTGCCAGTAAATTATTCCGCCGTTAATGGATCAATAGCAGCTGGAATTGGATTTACACAGTTGTCCGAATTGTGTGCGATAATCGATATACCTTGTATGTCTTCAACTACTTTTCTGAAAATTCAAGAGTTTATTTGCAAAAGAATTCATGAAGTTGCAGAGGAACAAATGAAAATTGCTGGTGAAGAAGAACGTCGTTTAGCAATAAAAGCTGGTACATTAGATGTTGATGGAACCCCTATGTGCACTGTAGTTGCGGATGGACAGTGGTCAAAGCGCAGTTACAAGACTAAATATGATGCATTATCTGGagtg GCAACAATAATAGGTTATAGatcgaaaaaaattttgtttgtggGAATTAGAAAccgttattgtataatttgccAAAgggccaaaaataaaaaactatctcCACCTGACCatacttgttttttaaattggaaaaaGGGTGCAACAAGCATGGAAGCCGATGCCATTGCCGATGGATTTAAACAAAGTTTGGAAATGCATGGACTCAAGTATAACAAACTAATAGgttag